TTAAGCGCGAAACCATGCATCGAGCGCCCCCGCGAAAGCTTGACGCCAATCGCAGCAATCTTGCGAGGGGCCTTGATGGGGCCAACCCAGACACCTGGGAACTGTTCAAGCGTGTAGGCCTCGACTCCGTAGTCGGCAAGCAACGCGACGAGCGTGGCCTCCAACGTATGTACATATCGGGGAGTCGAATCTTTACCCACTGGAACATCAATGATCGGGTACCCAACCAACTGGCCTGGTCCATGATAGGTGATGTCACCACCTCGATCAGTCCAACACGCCGTCGCATTCACCGAAGCCGGATCGACAAGTAGATGGGCGGGGTCGGTGCGTACACCCATGGTGTAGACATGCGGATGCTCAAGCAACAACAGGTGAGAGCTATCGCCTTCGCGGAGCCGTTGCTGGAACACGAGTCCATCCTCGTATCCAACCCTTCCAAGCCAACGTGCACCTAGGGCAGGTCTACGCTCAGGCATCAAAGCTCCTGTTCCCAATTCCAGCCTTCCAATACCTGCTTCAGCTTGGCAAGGAAAGCAGCAGCATACGCCCCATCAATGGCTCGATGATCGAAATTCAACGTCAACATGCCCACGGAGTGAATGCCAATTGACTCTGTGCCATCGCTATCAACCACCACGACAGGCTTGCGACTGATACCATCGGTAGCCAGGATGACCACCTGGGGCTGGTTGATAATCGCTCCGGTCATAAACGTCCCGAATGGACCCGGATTGGTAATCGTAAACGTACCACCAGCAATGTCATCGGCCCCAAGTCGGCGCGACCTCGCCCGACTCGCCAGATCGTAAATCTCGCGAGCAATGCCGGTCAGACGCTTCCCATCAGCACCATGAACCACCGGGGCAATCAACCCCTCAAGGTTGAGGTCAACCGCAATTGAAAGGTTGACATCCCGGTGGACCACCAGCGAATCTCCCATCACTGAGGCATTGACGTTCGGGTAGGCCCGAACCGATTCCACTACAGCCCGAGCAATGAAGGGGAGGTAGGTAAGGGTAAAGCCCTCCTCGTCCTTGAATGCGCTAC
This portion of the Ferrimicrobium sp. genome encodes:
- a CDS encoding 2-oxo acid dehydrogenase subunit E2, translated to PAPAPQPAPAPQAAPTYGDLVLSPVVRHLIEENNLDPTAIQGTGVGGRITRADVLTLLDRRAGGNRDMAQTQQPAPAPQPAPAPQPAPAEVANTPAVRAETPATYSGPEINPGSRDYVVPFTNIRRRTAEHMVNSKAVSAHTLMSIEVDFERIERVRKAKGSAFKDEEGFTLTYLPFIARAVVESVRAYPNVNASVMGDSLVVHRDVNLSIAVDLNLEGLIAPVVHGADGKRLTGIAREIYDLASRARSRRLGADDIAGGTFTITNPGPFGTFMTGAIINQPQVVILATDGISRKPVVVVDSDGTESIGIHSVGMLTLNFDHRAIDGAYAAAFLAKLKQVLEGWNWEQEL